Within the Nitratireductor basaltis genome, the region TGGAAGATGGATCGATTTTTATCCAATGCGGTCAACAAGATAGACGCGAAGGGTCGTGTGTCGGTTCCTGCACATTTTCGCAGTGTGGTTCAGCGCAAGGGGTTTGGGGATCTCTATGCGCTGAGGGGGCTGGATGTTCCTGCGATGGATGTCGGAGGCGTCGATCTCCTGGAGCGCTACGAACAGCGCATCGCACAGGAAGACCCGTTTCTCCAGACGGCAGACGACATGTCCTTCTTCGTTCATGGCGACGGCAGCTATGTGAAGATGGATCAGGATGGCCGGATAACGGTCAGCGACTTCATCCGCGAGCATACGGGGATTTCGGACGAGGTCGCATTTGTGGGGCGGGGGTTCTTCTTCCAGATGTGGGAGCCAAAGCGTTTGCGCGAGCACGGGGAGCAGGTGCGCGAGCGGTTGCGGAATCTCAGGCAACAGGCCGTGAAAGCGGCTTCAACAGGAGTATCGGAATGATGGCGGGCCCCGGCGACGAGGAAGCCGGTGGCGGACCGGCCCGGCACATTCCGGTTCTTCTGGAGCCTGTACTGAATGCGCTGCAGCCTTCTGCAGGCAAGCGCATTCTGGATGGTACATTTGGCGCCGGCGGATATACGACGGCCATTCTGGAACGCGGCGCGGATGTCGTGGCGATCGATCAGGATCCGGATGCAATCGCGGCCGGAAAGGCGCTGGTCGAGCGCTTTGCGGGCCGGTTGAGGCTTGAACACGGCCGTTTCTCGAGGCTTGACGAGTTTGCTGGCGCCGCGCTGGATGGCGTGGTGCTGGACGTGGGCGTGTCATCCATGCAGCTCGATCAGGCCGAGCGCGGCTTCTCCTTCCGCTTCGAGGGACCGCTGGACATGCGCATGGGGCAGGTGGGGCCGAGCGCTGCCGATGTCGTGAACGGTTACAAGGTTCAGGACCTTACCCGCATATTCGGCCTGCTTGGCGAGGAGCGTCATGCCGGACGTATCGCGCGCGCAATCGAGAAGCGCCGGGAGCAACGTGCCTTCGAGACGACAGCCGACCTTGCCAGCCTTGTCGAGAAGACTATCGGCAGAAAGCCCGGCGACAAGATCCATCCGGCAACACGCGTCTTTCAGGGGCTGCGCATCTTCGTCAATGACGAGTTGGGTGAGTTGGCGCGGGCGCTTTTTGCTGCCGAGCGTGCGCTGAAACCCGGTGGCGTCCTGGCTGTGGTGTCCTTCCATTCGCTCGAAGATCGCATGGTGAAGCGCTTCATGACGGCGCGATCGGGCGGACAGGGCGGGTCACGCCATCTGCCAGCGCAACATGAAATCGCCACGCAGTTCGAGAAACCGGCCAAGCCGGTTGCGCCGACGGAGGAGGAGATCTCCTTAAATCCGCGGGCCCGCTCGGCACACCTTCGTCATGCGGTTCGCACGACTGCCGCGGCGGCAGAAGAAGATTTTGGTTTGTTTGGCATGCCGGCATTGGGGCTGACTGTCCCCGCGGCACGGAAAGCAGGGTGAGGCGACGTGTTCAGGACGAGCGATATCGTATTGATCGGGGTCATGCTTTCGGCGGCAGCCTTCACATACAAATCCAAGCACGACACGGAGGCGATGCTGGAGCGGATTTCCAGGCTTGAGAGCCAGATCGAGTTCGAGAAGGACCAGATCGATGTTCTCAAGGCAGACTGGAGTCTTCTGACCCAGCCGAACCATCTGCAGAAGCTTGTCGACATCTACGGCGACGAGCTCGGGCTTGAGCCGCTTGATCCCAAGCAGATCATCGACGTCAATGGACTCGCCACCATACCGTTCCCGCAGCCAGCAGTGGCAGAGGAGATGGATGGAATGGAGCCGGATCAGACGATTACCGGAGGGGTGGCCCAATGAGCATGATGAGGCTTCTGGGCCGCAAGCGGGTGGCTGACAGCGCTTCGCCGGAGACAATTGTCCTGGAGGGAAGTCGCGGGCGCAGTGGAGGCTCCCACGGGCGCGTCGTCATGGCGATGGGCGTGGTTTTTGCCATCTACGCTGCCATCGGCGTGCGCCTCGTCCATCTGGGCATGGAAGAAGAGCCCGGTGTCAATCTTCCCAGCAACCAGGCTTCCGCGTCTCGCCCCGACCTTGTCGATCGCAATGGCGAAGTTCTCGCGACAGACATCAAGACGGCATCGTTGTTTGCCGAGCCGCGCCGCATTGTCGACGTGGATGAAGCCATCGAAAAACTCCTGACGGTGCTGCCCGATCTCGATTACGAGCAGGCCTATCGGCGTCTGGACAGTGATGCGGGCTTTGTCTGGCTGAAGCGCCAGCTTTCACCACGTCAGCAGGCCGACATTCTCGCTCTTGGCATTCCGGGTCTCGGCTTCCGTACGGAAAAGCGTCGCTTCTATCCTGGAGGCCCGACGGCTTCGCATATTCTCGGTCTCGTCAATGTCGACAACAAGGGCATTGCGGGCATGGAAAAATATGTCGATGAGCAGGGTCTTGCAGATCTTCAGGCGCTTGGCCTGGCAGCTCGCGACACGCTCGAGCCGGTGCAGCTTTCCATAGATCTGCGCGTGCAATATCTGCTGCGCGAGGAGCTTGTCAGCGCCGTGGATCGCTACAAGGCCGTGGCCGCCGGTGGCGTTGTGCTTAATGCGCGGACCGGCGAAGTGGTCGCAATGGCTTCCGTGCCGGATTTCGATCCGAACAATCCGCACAACGCGCTCGACAAGGACCGGCTTAACCGCATGAGCGCCGGCGTTTTCGAGATGGGGTCGACATTCAAGGTCTTCACCACCGCAATGGCATTGGATTCGGGCCTGGTATCCATCAATGACAGCTTCGATGCGACGCGTCCGTTGCGTTTCGGTCGCTTCACCATCAACGATTTTCATGGCAAGCGGCGTGTCCTGAGCGTGCCGGAGGTGTTCATCTACTCCTCCAATATCGGTACCGCCAAAATGGCTGACGTTGTCGGGATCGAGGGGCACCGCGAATTCCTCAAGCGTATCGGTCTCCTGGACAAGATGGACACCGAGCTTCCCGAAGTCGCACGTCCGACGGAACCGGCTGAATGGAAGAAGCTGAATTCCGTCACCATCTCCTATGGTCACGGCATGGCCACGACACCGTTGCAGACAGCGGTTGCCGGTGCGGCGATGATCAATGGCGGCAAGCTCATTCCACCAACCTTCCTCAAGCGTTCGGAAGAAGAGGCCATGGCGGTGGCAACGCAGGTTATCTCCGAGCGCACGAGCCAGCAGATGCGCTATCTCTTCCGCCTGAACGCGGAAAAAGGCTCCGGACGTCGCGCGGATGTCGAAGGCTACTATGTGGGGGGCAAGACCGGAACGGCCGAGAAGGTCGTCAATGGACGCTATTCCAACAATGTGCGCTTCAATGCGTTCATCGCCGGATTTCCGATCAATGATCCGGATTATCTCGTGCTCGTCATCATCGATGAGCCAAAGCCGGAACGTGAGGGACTTAGTGCGACCGCTGGCCTCAACTCAGCACCGATGGTCCACAACATAATCCGTCGTGCAGCGCCCTTACTTGGCGTAAAGCCCGATTTCGGTCATGAAGCGGAGGCTTTGCTGGTCTCGACACAGTGATTCCAACGTGGCAGAGCAGGGCCGGGGGGCTAGATTATGAAATTGTTGGGACGCGATGAAACTGCGTGAGCTTGCCGATATCCTGCCTCTGGATGCCAGGTCCGAAGGTCTGACCATTTCCGGAATAGCTGCCGACTCCCGAAAAGTGGCCAAGGGCGACCTGTTCTTCGCGCTTGCCGGCGTCAAAGCCGACGGCGCGCAGTTTGCCCGCGATGCCACTCAGCGCGGTGCGGCAGCAGTCGTCGCTGCTGCTGGCGCGTTACGTGACGTGCTCGATGTGCCTGTCCTCGAGGTCGATGACCCGCGCCGCGCCCTTGCCCTTGCAGCAGCGCGGTTCCATGCGGGGCAACCTGCCACAATGGTGGCCGTGACCGGTACCAGCGGCAAGACGTCCGTCGCCTCTTTCACGCGTCAGATCTGGGAGCAGGCGGGCCTCAAGGCGGCGAGTATCGGCACGACCGGCGTGGTGGCGCCGGGGCGCGACGAATATGGCGAACTGACCACGCCGGACCCCGTCTCGCTGCACAAATTGCTGAGCGCGCTTTGCGCAGAAGGCGTCACCCATGGCGCCATGGAAGCGTCCAGCCACGGCCTGTCCCAACGTCGATTGGACGGAGTGCGTCTAGCAGCCGCCGGATTCACCAATCTGGGTCGGGATCACATGGATTATCATCCGACCGTCGAACATTACCACCGCACGAAAATGCGCCTCTTCGACACGCTGATGGAGAAGAATGCACCCGCGATCATCTTCGCCGACGATGTGTGGAGTGAGCCGACCATTAAGGCTGCAAGGGATGCCGGTCTTCAGGTTCTGACCGTTGGCCGCAAGGGCGATTTCCTCGCGCTCAAACGCGTTGAACATGAACGCCACCGCCAGCGGGCCGAAGTCCAGCATGCCGGAGAGATTCACGAGATCGAACTGCCGCTAGCCGGTGATTTCCAGATTGCGAATGCGCTCGTGGCCGCAGGCATGGCCATCGCCACGGGTCTTGATGCATCAACGGCACTCAAGGCGCTGGAGCATCTGAAAGGGGCTTCGGGTCGTCTTGAACTGGTTGGGACCGCTGCCAATGGTGCGCAGGTCTATGTTGACTACGCGCACAAGCCGGAAGCGCTCGAGAATGTCCTGAAGTCGGTGCGCCCCTTCACCACGGGGCGGGTCGTGGTCGTCTTCGGTTGCGGCGGAGACCGGGATGCGGGCAAGCGCCCGATCATGGGCGAGATCGCCGGGCGACTGGCGGATATTGCAATCGTCACGGACGACAATCCGCGTTCGGAAGATCCGGCAACGATACGCGCTGCCATCATGGAAGCCATTCCGCAGGCACGAGAGATCGGCGATCGGCGCGAAGCCATAAACACTGCCGTCGGACTTCTCGAGGAAGGTGATACGTTGATCGTCGCCGGCAAGGGTCACGAGGTCGGGCAGGAGATTGCCGGGCAGAAGCATCATTTCTCCGACCATGAAGAGGTACGGCGCGCGCTCGGGGAGAATGTGGATTGAGCTATCTCTGGACGGCACAGGAACTGATCGACGCCACCGGCGGACGGCCCTGGGGCACCATGCCCGAAGGCGTGACGGGAATTTCCATCGATACCCGCACCCTGCAACGCGGTGAAGCCTTCTTTGCAATCAAGGGCGAGCAGTTCGACGGCCATGACTTTGCGACCGCAGCCATGGCTGCCGGCGCGGGACTGCTTGTCGTATCGGAAGAGAAAGTGCCGGCACTCGGTCGGCTTTCGGTTCCCAAGCTGGTCGTTCCCGACGTCCTGAAGGCGCTGGAAGATCTGGGTGCCGCCGCACGCAAGCGTTCGAGCGCGCGCGTGATCGCGGTGACCGGTTCGGCAGGCAAGACGACGACGAAGGAGATGCTGCGTCATATCCTGTCGAGCGTCGGTACGGTGCATGCTGCGGACAAGTCGTTCAACAATCATTGGGGTGTGCCGCTCACGCTGGCACGCATGCCGGCTGACTGTGACTATGGCATCTTCGAGATCGGGATGAACCATCCCGGCGAGATCACACCGCTGGTCAAGCTGGTGCGTCCGGAAATCGCCATTGTGACGCTGGTTGCGGCTGCGCATCTGGGACACTTCAAGAGCCTCGACGAGATCGCGCGCGCCAAGGGGGAGATATTCTCTGGTGTCGTCCCCGGCGGGCATGCGGTCATCAATCGCGACGATCAGCGCTGGGCTCTCCTGTCGCAGATGGCCAATGATGCGGGGATCGAGAATATCTGGGGCTTCGGCGAGCATCAGCGCGCGCAGTTCAAGCTGTTGCGCCATGTCGGCGAAGGCGATCGCTCCGTTGTCGAGATGAAAGCTGCAGGCCAGGAGGCGCTGCTGCGCATCGGTGCGCCGGGCCGTCATATGGTGCAGAATGCTCTTGCTGCCATCGGTGCAGCCCATCTGGCCGGTGCGGATCTGACAACAGTTGCCAATGCCATGGCAGGTTTTTCTGCCGAGGAGGGACGCGGGCGGCGGCATGAACTGCGGAAGGGTGCGGGCACCTTCACTCTGATCGAC harbors:
- the ftsL gene encoding cell division protein FtsL, which produces MFRTSDIVLIGVMLSAAAFTYKSKHDTEAMLERISRLESQIEFEKDQIDVLKADWSLLTQPNHLQKLVDIYGDELGLEPLDPKQIIDVNGLATIPFPQPAVAEEMDGMEPDQTITGGVAQ
- the mraZ gene encoding division/cell wall cluster transcriptional repressor MraZ → MDRFLSNAVNKIDAKGRVSVPAHFRSVVQRKGFGDLYALRGLDVPAMDVGGVDLLERYEQRIAQEDPFLQTADDMSFFVHGDGSYVKMDQDGRITVSDFIREHTGISDEVAFVGRGFFFQMWEPKRLREHGEQVRERLRNLRQQAVKAASTGVSE
- the rsmH gene encoding 16S rRNA (cytosine(1402)-N(4))-methyltransferase RsmH, with translation MMAGPGDEEAGGGPARHIPVLLEPVLNALQPSAGKRILDGTFGAGGYTTAILERGADVVAIDQDPDAIAAGKALVERFAGRLRLEHGRFSRLDEFAGAALDGVVLDVGVSSMQLDQAERGFSFRFEGPLDMRMGQVGPSAADVVNGYKVQDLTRIFGLLGEERHAGRIARAIEKRREQRAFETTADLASLVEKTIGRKPGDKIHPATRVFQGLRIFVNDELGELARALFAAERALKPGGVLAVVSFHSLEDRMVKRFMTARSGGQGGSRHLPAQHEIATQFEKPAKPVAPTEEEISLNPRARSAHLRHAVRTTAAAAEEDFGLFGMPALGLTVPAARKAG
- a CDS encoding UDP-N-acetylmuramoylalanyl-D-glutamyl-2,6-diaminopimelate--D-alanyl-D-alanine ligase, whose product is MSYLWTAQELIDATGGRPWGTMPEGVTGISIDTRTLQRGEAFFAIKGEQFDGHDFATAAMAAGAGLLVVSEEKVPALGRLSVPKLVVPDVLKALEDLGAAARKRSSARVIAVTGSAGKTTTKEMLRHILSSVGTVHAADKSFNNHWGVPLTLARMPADCDYGIFEIGMNHPGEITPLVKLVRPEIAIVTLVAAAHLGHFKSLDEIARAKGEIFSGVVPGGHAVINRDDQRWALLSQMANDAGIENIWGFGEHQRAQFKLLRHVGEGDRSVVEMKAAGQEALLRIGAPGRHMVQNALAAIGAAHLAGADLTTVANAMAGFSAEEGRGRRHELRKGAGTFTLIDESYNANPASMRAAMQVLGSAPKDNGGRRIAVLGDMLELGSHSAKLHEALSGIIAESGVDLLLLAGNEMKALADSAPEGVTVEYRESADELEPLLLETVRPGDTVMMKASKSIGFARLVNVLLKHFSSASAEKPAQ
- a CDS encoding UDP-N-acetylmuramoyl-L-alanyl-D-glutamate--2,6-diaminopimelate ligase, which translates into the protein MKLRELADILPLDARSEGLTISGIAADSRKVAKGDLFFALAGVKADGAQFARDATQRGAAAVVAAAGALRDVLDVPVLEVDDPRRALALAAARFHAGQPATMVAVTGTSGKTSVASFTRQIWEQAGLKAASIGTTGVVAPGRDEYGELTTPDPVSLHKLLSALCAEGVTHGAMEASSHGLSQRRLDGVRLAAAGFTNLGRDHMDYHPTVEHYHRTKMRLFDTLMEKNAPAIIFADDVWSEPTIKAARDAGLQVLTVGRKGDFLALKRVEHERHRQRAEVQHAGEIHEIELPLAGDFQIANALVAAGMAIATGLDASTALKALEHLKGASGRLELVGTAANGAQVYVDYAHKPEALENVLKSVRPFTTGRVVVVFGCGGDRDAGKRPIMGEIAGRLADIAIVTDDNPRSEDPATIRAAIMEAIPQAREIGDRREAINTAVGLLEEGDTLIVAGKGHEVGQEIAGQKHHFSDHEEVRRALGENVD
- a CDS encoding peptidoglycan D,D-transpeptidase FtsI family protein, with the translated sequence MRLLGRKRVADSASPETIVLEGSRGRSGGSHGRVVMAMGVVFAIYAAIGVRLVHLGMEEEPGVNLPSNQASASRPDLVDRNGEVLATDIKTASLFAEPRRIVDVDEAIEKLLTVLPDLDYEQAYRRLDSDAGFVWLKRQLSPRQQADILALGIPGLGFRTEKRRFYPGGPTASHILGLVNVDNKGIAGMEKYVDEQGLADLQALGLAARDTLEPVQLSIDLRVQYLLREELVSAVDRYKAVAAGGVVLNARTGEVVAMASVPDFDPNNPHNALDKDRLNRMSAGVFEMGSTFKVFTTAMALDSGLVSINDSFDATRPLRFGRFTINDFHGKRRVLSVPEVFIYSSNIGTAKMADVVGIEGHREFLKRIGLLDKMDTELPEVARPTEPAEWKKLNSVTISYGHGMATTPLQTAVAGAAMINGGKLIPPTFLKRSEEEAMAVATQVISERTSQQMRYLFRLNAEKGSGRRADVEGYYVGGKTGTAEKVVNGRYSNNVRFNAFIAGFPINDPDYLVLVIIDEPKPEREGLSATAGLNSAPMVHNIIRRAAPLLGVKPDFGHEAEALLVSTQ